One genomic window of Polyangium aurulentum includes the following:
- a CDS encoding P1 family peptidase, whose protein sequence is MTSNRSLRSSITDVPGVRVGHLTVAEGEVQTGVTAILPYAPSVRHRKLFLGAFEGGAPSAWTGLEVAEDFGTFASPIVLCNATAMGTAYDAMITRGYQRDAELPVDDAWPPIVIGMDDGYLNDLRRRRVGHEEVRRALDAASDAAPPRGSVGIGRGLVAFGGKGGVGDFARTARVGAGEHTVGVLVAANGGGPPEGARSVAPGFVVIVATDAPLWPEELRALAEGAVRGMDAAPVRGADARLALAFSTSNAIDGSVQAPPAQHYKAQRVGEAGLAILIEAAAGACRAALGRALTEAVAVTGRKGRTAAPLSADAIARICP, encoded by the coding sequence ATGACCTCCAATCGCTCGCTCCGATCCTCGATCACCGACGTGCCCGGCGTGCGGGTGGGTCACCTGACCGTGGCCGAGGGCGAGGTGCAGACGGGCGTCACGGCGATCTTGCCTTATGCTCCCTCGGTGCGGCATCGAAAGCTCTTTCTGGGCGCGTTCGAGGGCGGCGCGCCGAGCGCGTGGACGGGGCTCGAGGTCGCCGAGGATTTCGGCACGTTCGCCTCGCCGATCGTGCTCTGCAATGCGACGGCGATGGGGACGGCGTACGACGCGATGATCACGCGCGGATACCAGCGCGACGCGGAGCTGCCGGTCGACGACGCGTGGCCGCCGATCGTGATCGGCATGGACGACGGCTACCTGAACGATCTGCGGCGGCGGCGGGTGGGGCACGAGGAGGTGCGGCGCGCCCTTGACGCCGCGAGCGACGCGGCCCCGCCCCGCGGGAGCGTGGGGATCGGGCGGGGGCTCGTCGCATTCGGCGGCAAGGGGGGCGTCGGCGATTTTGCGCGGACGGCGCGCGTCGGGGCGGGCGAGCACACGGTGGGGGTGCTCGTGGCAGCGAATGGCGGAGGACCTCCCGAGGGGGCGCGCTCGGTCGCGCCGGGGTTCGTGGTGATTGTCGCGACAGACGCGCCGCTGTGGCCGGAGGAGCTGCGCGCCCTGGCCGAAGGCGCGGTCCGCGGCATGGACGCGGCGCCCGTGCGCGGCGCCGATGCCCGGCTCGCGCTCGCGTTCTCGACGAGCAATGCGATCGACGGCTCGGTCCAGGCTCCACCCGCGCAGCATTACAAGGCTCAGCGGGTGGGGGAGGCGGGGCTCGCGATTCTGATCGAAGCTGCGGCCGGCGCCTGCCGCGCGGCGCTCGGGCGCGCGCTCACGGAGGCCGTCGCGGTGACGGGCCGCAAGGGACGCACCGCAGCGCCGTTATCGGCCGATGCAATCGCGCGGATCTGCCCCTGA
- a CDS encoding cobalamin B12-binding domain-containing protein, which produces MSNPALKVTFDNYLDALERGDRRRALAVVKQGVAAGCHIRDIYLYVLQPAMYEIGRLWELNQLTVAQEHLATAITQSVMAHFYADVFVRSPNGRTMLATCTGSEQHQLGIRMVADFFEMEGWNVYFLGANVPPGGVVEMVEERKADLVAISITLPTHLAHLRAMIAALRCSSGSARAKIMVGGQPLYATGETAASLGADLMPRDAREAIELARSLLP; this is translated from the coding sequence ATGAGCAACCCCGCGCTGAAGGTGACGTTCGACAATTACCTGGATGCGCTCGAGCGCGGGGATCGCCGCCGGGCGCTCGCGGTCGTGAAGCAGGGGGTCGCGGCCGGCTGCCATATTCGCGACATCTACCTGTACGTGCTGCAGCCGGCGATGTACGAGATCGGCCGGCTCTGGGAGCTCAATCAGCTCACGGTGGCGCAAGAGCACCTCGCCACCGCGATCACGCAGAGCGTGATGGCCCATTTCTATGCCGACGTCTTCGTGCGCTCGCCGAACGGCCGCACGATGCTCGCCACGTGCACGGGCAGCGAGCAGCACCAGCTCGGGATCCGCATGGTGGCCGATTTCTTCGAAATGGAGGGGTGGAACGTCTACTTCCTGGGCGCCAACGTGCCGCCCGGAGGCGTGGTGGAGATGGTCGAGGAGCGAAAGGCAGACCTCGTGGCCATCTCGATAACGCTCCCGACCCACCTGGCGCATCTGCGCGCAATGATCGCCGCGCTCCGGTGCTCGTCAGGCTCGGCGCGCGCCAAGATCATGGTCGGCGGCCAGCCGCTCTACGCCACCGGCGAGACCGCCGCCTCGCTCGGCGCCGATCTCATGCCCCGCGACGCCCGCGAGGCAATCGAGCTTGCCCGAAGCCTCCTGCCGTGA
- a CDS encoding GNAT family N-acetyltransferase, with product MLRQIVPEDLAAMFRIQSDREVARYFGRPADTTPEQTQKRLDLVLTGVRECTSIRWALTPRDSGEVVGTGGFWRWDKQHHWAEIGYELLPSHWGKGLMPEALAAMIRFGFERMELHRVEANIAPENVASRRVLEKLGFVCEGVKRENWFHEGKFTDTPHFGLLRPDFEKIASLSLQ from the coding sequence GTGCTTCGGCAGATTGTCCCCGAGGATCTCGCGGCGATGTTCCGCATTCAGTCCGACCGCGAGGTGGCGCGCTACTTCGGCCGGCCTGCGGATACCACGCCGGAGCAGACGCAAAAGCGGCTCGACCTCGTCCTCACGGGCGTGCGGGAGTGCACGTCGATTCGCTGGGCGCTCACGCCGCGCGACAGTGGCGAGGTGGTGGGGACCGGGGGCTTCTGGCGCTGGGACAAGCAGCACCACTGGGCGGAGATTGGCTACGAGCTTTTGCCCTCGCACTGGGGGAAAGGGCTCATGCCCGAGGCGCTCGCGGCGATGATCCGCTTCGGGTTCGAGCGGATGGAGCTGCACCGCGTGGAGGCGAACATCGCCCCGGAGAACGTGGCTTCGCGGCGGGTGCTCGAGAAGCTCGGGTTCGTGTGTGAAGGGGTGAAGCGCGAGAACTGGTTCCACGAGGGGAAGTTCACCGACACGCCGCACTTCGGGCTCTTGCGCCCCGATTTCGAGAAGATCGCCTCGCTATCCTTGCAATAG